A stretch of Tripterygium wilfordii isolate XIE 37 chromosome 11, ASM1340144v1, whole genome shotgun sequence DNA encodes these proteins:
- the LOC120009308 gene encoding cytochrome P450 CYP82D47-like: MAFLLSISSTSIVTIFALSLSLYFLCMRILKSESKNKNTPPKAGGAWPVIGHLHLLNRPQLAHRTLGLMADKCGPIFTIKLGVHRALVVCNSEIAKECLTTHDKVFATRPKTLAMEILGYDHTIFMFSPYGPHWRQMRKIATLELLSIHRLESLKNVRQSEVKTSVKELYQLWADNKSTGPNQVLVDMKRWFEDVNLNVIFRMIVGKRYSDDGEESSGQKLALKEFFELFGKFVVSDALPFLRWLDLGGDEKAMKRIAKELDYVVEEWLEEHKKKRSSGGRADQEDFMDVMLSILDDENDVPAGHSAHTTNKSTCQALILAASETTTITLTWVLSLLLNNRDVLNRAQNELDSHIGRERPVTESDMKSLVYIKAITKETLRLYPPAPLLIPHESMEDCTVAGYHVPTGTRLLIDVWKIHRDPRMWEDPHEFRPERFLTTHKDVDVKGHNFELIPFGSGRRMCPGVLFALQVLHLTLANLLHGFDFATPNDEPVDMSERSGLAVSRETPLEALVTPRLQGHLYMDDLIEY; this comes from the exons AtggcttttcttctttcaatttcttcgACTTCTATTGTCACAATCTTTGCCCTTTCATTATCTCTCTACTTTTTATGTATGAGGATCTTGAAAAGCGAATCCAAGAACAAAAATACTCCACCAAAAGCAGGCGGAGCATGGCCTGTGATAGGCCACCTCCACCTCCTAAATAGGCCACAACTGGCTCACAGAACTCTGGGTCTCATGGCAGACAAGTGCGGCCCAATCTTCACAATCAAGTTGGGTGTCCATCGTGCTCTTGTGGTATGCAATTCCGAGATTGCCAAAGAGTGTCTGACCACCCATGACAAAGTGTTCGCAACTCGTCCAAAGACTCTGGCCATGGAGATCTTGGGCTACGACCATACCATATTCATGTTCAGTCCATACGGCCCGCATTGGCGTCAAATGCGCAAGATCGCCACACTTGAGCTTCTCTCAATCCACCGGCTTGAGTCGCTCAAGAACGTACGACAGtcggaagttaagacttccgtgAAAGAGTTGTACCAATTATGGGCTGACAACAAAAGTACCGGTCCGAACCAAGTTTTAGTGGACATGAAGAGATGGTTCGAAGATGTTAACTTAAACGTGATTTTCAGGATGATTGTGGGGAAAAGATACAGCGACGATGGCGAAGAGAGTAGTGGACAGAAACTAGCGCTAAAGGAGTTCTTTGAGTTGTTTGGGAAATTTGTTGTGTCCGATGCCCTGCCGTTTCTGAGGTGGTTGGATTTGGGAGGTGACGAGAAGGCCATGAAAAGGATAGCAAAAGAACTCGACTACGTTGTAGAAGAATGGTTGGAAGAGCACAAGAAGAAGAGATCGAGTGGCGGAAGAGCTGATCAGGAAGACTTCATGGACGTTATGCTCTCTATTCTTGACGATGAGAATGATGTTCCAGCTGGTCATAGTGCTCATACCACAAATAAATCCACATGCCAG GCTCTTATCTTGGCAGCTTCGGAGACAACTACGATTACTTTGACGTGGGTGTTATCACTACTACTCAACAATCGTGATGTTTTAAACAGGGCACAGAATGAATTAGACTCTCACATCGGGAGAGAGAGGCCGGTGACTGAATCAGACATGAAATCTTTAGTATACATAAAAGCCATTACAAAGGAAACATTACGATTATACCCTCCTGCACCACTCTTGATACCACACGAGTCCATGGAGGATTGCACCGTAGCAGGTTACCATGTCCCAACAGGAACTCGGCTTCTTATTGATGTGTGGAAGATTCATCGTGATCCCCGCATGTGGGAGGATCCTCACGAGTTTAGGCCAGAGAGATTTCTTACAACTCACAAGGATGTTGATGTTAAGGGACATAATTTTGAGTTGATACCGTTTGGGAGTGGCAGAAGAATGTGTCCAGGAGTATTGTTTGCTCTTCAAGTGTTGCATCTTACACTTGCGAATCTACTTCATGGGTTCGATTTTGCAACCCCAAATGATGAACCAGTTGATATGAGTGAAAGGAGCGGCTTGGCAGTGTCTAGAGAAACACCACTTGAAGCCCTTGTTACTCCACGCCTCCAAGGTCATCTCTATATGGATGATTTGATCGAGTACTAG